TGCTGCGGCCAATACCTATTTTAGCATATTCGTCGCCACCTTCGTTGATGATCGGCACTACGGCAGCAATTGATTCCACATTGTTTACCACTGTTGGGCAGCCATACAACCCAGCAATAGCCGGGAATGGTGGTTTAATACGCGGGTTACCACGCTTGCCTTCCAATGATTCTAACAGGGCGGTTTCCTCTCCGCAGATGTATGCACCACCACCCGGTTGTACATACAGCTCCAGGTCGTAGCCCGATCCTAATATATTTTTTCCTAAAAATCCTTTTGCCTTTGCTTCCGCGATGGCCCTTTCCAGGATGCGGATCTGCGGCATCATTTCGCCACGAACGTAGATATATGATGTTTTGGCACCCAACGCAAAGCTGGCTACAATCATCCCCTCAATTAATAAGTGAGGGATGTAAGTCATCAAATAGCGGTCTTTAAAAGTACCAGGCTCCGATTCATCGGCATTACAAACCAGGTAACGTTCTACCCCTTCGGGTTTAGCCAAAAAGCTCCATTTCATGCCGGTTGGAAAACCCGCACCACCACGACCGCGTAAGCCTGATTTTTTTACCTCTTCCACAATCGCCTCAGGCGTCATGGTTTTTAAAGCTTTCTCTACAGATGCATAACCACCCTTTTGGCGGTACACATCAAATGTATTGATGCCGGGTACGTTTATATGTTCTAAAAGTAATTTGCGTCCCATTGCTTTAATTTTTTGCTTTTGCCCTTAAATCTCCAATCAGTTTATCAACTGATTGGTTAGTTAAATTCTCGTAAAAGGTATATTCGGGGCCAATTTGAAGCACGGGGCCGTAACCACAGGCTGCAAGGCACTCTACGCCTCTCCAGCTAAATAAGCCATCGGCAGTAACTTCGCCTTCGGGTACACCAAGTGTTTGCTCAATATGATCCATGATCTTATCGGCACCAACTACACCACATGGGCCTGTACGGCACACTTCCAATACGTATTTACCGCTTGGCTTAAGCAGGTACATGGTATAAAATGTAGCTACTTCGTAAACCTCTATCGGCAATATATCCAAATAGGCTGCTACCTTATCCATAGCCTGCGGGCTTACCCAGCCAAACTCGGCCTGTACATAGTGCAGGATAGGCAACAATGCCGATTTTTGCTTACCTGCAGGATAACGGGTAACCACATCAGCAAATTTATTCAGCAGTTCCGGGCTAAACTCAACCGAAACCTGAGTATCTTCAACTCTAAGCATCTAACTCTCCGGCTATAACGTTTAAACTACTCATATTAATAATCGCGTCTGATAATAACATACCGCGGCTCATTGGCGCGTACATCTGGTAATTGATAAAGCTTGGCCTGCGGAAATGCAAACGGTATGGGCTGCGCCCGCCATCATTCACCAAATAAAAACCTAATTCGCCATTGGCACCTTCAACCGAATGATAAACCTCGGTGTTAGGGGTTGGTATCTCGCCCATCACAATTTTAAAGTGATAGATCAAGGCTTCCATGTTATTATAAACTTCTTCTTTTGGAGGCAGGTAAAACTCCGGCACATCGGCGTGGAAAACATCCGATGGCTCTTTGTCCAGTTTGGTTAATGCCTGGTCAATCAGGCGCAAACTTTGCCACATTTCTTCATTACGTACCAAAAAGCGACTGTAAACATCGCCATTAGTACCTACCGGTACTTCAAAATCAAAATCTTCATATGACGAGTATGGGTTCATGGCCCTTACATCGTAATCAACACCGGCGGCACGCAATAAAGGGCCTGTCCAGCTATAGCTCAAAGCTTCTTCGGCGGTAACGGCAGCCACGTCTTTTGTCCTATCGACAAAAATGCGGTTACGGTTAAACAGCGATTCAAACTCCTTTAATGTTTTAGGGAAATCAACCAAAAACTTACGCAGTTTGGCGAAAGCGATAGAATTGAAATTACGTTCAAAACCACCAATACGGCCAATGTTTGTAGTTAGTCGGCTACCGCAAACCTCTTCATAAATTTCATAGATAGCCTCGCGGAATTCCATCATATACAGAAACCCGGTAAAAGCGCCGGTATCTACACCCAATACGCCGTTACAAACAATGTGGTCGGCAATACGGGCCAGTTCCATCACAATTACA
The genomic region above belongs to Mucilaginibacter sp. KACC 22773 and contains:
- the nuoF gene encoding NADH-quinone oxidoreductase subunit NuoF, which encodes MGRKLLLEHINVPGINTFDVYRQKGGYASVEKALKTMTPEAIVEEVKKSGLRGRGGAGFPTGMKWSFLAKPEGVERYLVCNADESEPGTFKDRYLMTYIPHLLIEGMIVASFALGAKTSYIYVRGEMMPQIRILERAIAEAKAKGFLGKNILGSGYDLELYVQPGGGAYICGEETALLESLEGKRGNPRIKPPFPAIAGLYGCPTVVNNVESIAAVVPIINEGGDEYAKIGIGRSTGTKLISAGGNVKKPGVYEIDLGLPVEEFLYSDEYCGGIANGKRLKAVVAGGSSVPILPANLFLKTINNEPRLMSYESLADGGFVSGTMMGSGGFIAYDEDQCIVRNTWNFTRFYHHESCGQCSPCREGTGWMEKVLHRLEHGHGKMSDMDLLVDVSKKIEGNTICPLGDAAAWPVASAIRHFRDEFEWHVTNGAEAVTRNFGLAHYADPLPKPEVLA
- a CDS encoding NADH-quinone oxidoreductase subunit NuoE family protein, which produces MLRVEDTQVSVEFSPELLNKFADVVTRYPAGKQKSALLPILHYVQAEFGWVSPQAMDKVAAYLDILPIEVYEVATFYTMYLLKPSGKYVLEVCRTGPCGVVGADKIMDHIEQTLGVPEGEVTADGLFSWRGVECLAACGYGPVLQIGPEYTFYENLTNQSVDKLIGDLRAKAKN
- a CDS encoding NADH-quinone oxidoreductase subunit D; amino-acid sequence: MQNHPVYTDNDPQSELSTLNLGPTHPATHGVFQNVLQLDGERIVSGVSTIGYIHRAFEKIAEHRPFYQITPLTDRLNYCSSPINNMGWHMTVEKLLGITTPKRVDYLRVIVMELARIADHIVCNGVLGVDTGAFTGFLYMMEFREAIYEIYEEVCGSRLTTNIGRIGGFERNFNSIAFAKLRKFLVDFPKTLKEFESLFNRNRIFVDRTKDVAAVTAEEALSYSWTGPLLRAAGVDYDVRAMNPYSSYEDFDFEVPVGTNGDVYSRFLVRNEEMWQSLRLIDQALTKLDKEPSDVFHADVPEFYLPPKEEVYNNMEALIYHFKIVMGEIPTPNTEVYHSVEGANGELGFYLVNDGGRSPYRLHFRRPSFINYQMYAPMSRGMLLSDAIINMSSLNVIAGELDA